One Papio anubis isolate 15944 chromosome 9, Panubis1.0, whole genome shotgun sequence genomic window carries:
- the C9H12orf77 gene encoding LOW QUALITY PROTEIN: putative uncharacterized protein C12orf77 homolog (The sequence of the model RefSeq protein was modified relative to this genomic sequence to represent the inferred CDS: deleted 1 base in 1 codon), with protein sequence MTKGQHQPKSNYLVGENSPPYFRLTFPALQEPSENWGERVETYRSDDVGGALFYRVAWAEPAPSLDLLCLISHEITYYNIYACDLLINPQILKLATPRDISLLVIKEASSRARNNIQILDPLDHIACLINYMLTSCYSSNKVPTMLGSLPTGSKQGNVQTLDSVRWMSATLVPTPERREKYAVSTETAFPTLSTFVNTEKSVKGSDADFTKRNPRWRFMFGYILQEGFITT encoded by the exons ATGACTAAAGGCCAGCATCAGCCAAAGTCTAATTATTTAGTGGGGGAGAACTCACCACCGTATTTTCGCTTGACTTTCCCAGCGCTCCAAGAACCATCTGAGAACTGGGGAGAGAGAGTGGAGACCTACAGGTCAGATGATGTGGGTGGAGCCCTTTTCTATAGAGTGGCTTGGGCTGAG CCTGCTCCCTCATTAGACTTGCTGTGTTTAATTTCCCATGAAATAACCTATTATAACATCTATGCTTGCGATCTGCTTATCAATCCACAGATACTGAAACTAGCAACACCCAGAGATATTTCCCTCCTAGTCATAAAGGAAGCCAGCAGCAGAGCCAGAAATAATATTCAAATTCTGGATCCACTAGACCACATCGCCTGTCTGATAAATTACATGCTTACTTCCTGCT ACAGTTCTAATAAGGTACCCACAATGCTGGGTTCTCTGCCCACTGGGAGCAAACAAGGGAACGTGCAGACGCTGGACAGCGTACGATGGATGTCTGCAACTCTTGTACCTACCCCTGAACGCCGTGAGAAATATGCCGTCTCTACTGAAACAGCTTTTCCAACCCTGAGCACGTTT GTGAACACAGAAAAGAGTGTAAAGGGGTCAGATGCAGACTTTACAAAAAGAAACCCAAGATGGAGATTCATGTTCGGTTATATACTGCAGGAAGGGTTCATAACAACATAG